One Thermoplasmata archaeon DNA segment encodes these proteins:
- a CDS encoding tetratricopeptide repeat protein, with protein sequence MPPHESGGKRRLAVLPLANISPDPKDEFFSDGLTEELISTLSKIANLGVIARTSVMRYKATTKSIRDVGRELSVGTVLEGSVRRSGNKIRITVQLIDAASDEHLWSEVYDRDLEDVFAIQSEIAQRVARALRVQIRRAEKAGIERKPTEVPEAYALYLQGRVSLNLRTEPSLRKAIDLFQDALARDSRYALAYTGLADAYAVLALLEFAPPNEAFPKARAAAAKALEVDNRLAEAHTSLGLVRFQYDWDWSGAEAEFRRSLELNPNYPQAHQFFADYLKAMGRFDEAIAEMNRALELDPLSLAISTGLGHVLYLSRQYDRAIDQYGQALRLDPGFVQAHLWFGRPYLQKGMFEEAIAELTQAVTLSRESTVSLATIGQAYAAAGRTAEARETLQQLLDRAQRQYVPSYWISLVYAALGERDQAFAWLDKALQERS encoded by the coding sequence ATGCCGCCGCACGAGTCGGGGGGGAAGCGACGCCTCGCGGTCCTGCCCCTGGCAAACATCAGCCCGGACCCCAAGGACGAATTCTTCAGCGACGGTCTGACCGAGGAACTCATTTCGACCCTGTCCAAGATCGCAAACCTCGGCGTCATCGCGCGTACCTCGGTCATGCGGTACAAGGCAACCACGAAATCCATCCGGGACGTCGGTCGGGAGCTCTCCGTCGGGACGGTCCTTGAGGGGAGCGTGCGGCGCTCGGGGAACAAGATCCGGATCACCGTCCAGCTCATCGATGCCGCCTCGGACGAGCACCTCTGGTCCGAGGTCTACGACCGGGACCTGGAGGACGTGTTCGCCATCCAGAGCGAGATTGCGCAGCGGGTCGCGCGGGCTCTCCGAGTGCAGATCCGTCGCGCGGAGAAGGCCGGGATTGAACGGAAACCCACCGAGGTCCCCGAAGCCTATGCCCTGTACCTCCAGGGTCGCGTCTCCCTGAACCTCCGGACGGAACCGTCCCTCCGCAAGGCGATCGACCTGTTCCAGGACGCCCTCGCCCGCGACTCCCGATACGCCCTCGCGTACACGGGTCTCGCGGACGCCTATGCGGTGCTCGCCCTCCTCGAGTTCGCCCCCCCGAACGAGGCGTTCCCCAAGGCGCGCGCCGCTGCGGCAAAGGCCCTGGAGGTCGACAACCGGCTCGCGGAGGCGCACACCTCCCTGGGACTCGTCCGTTTCCAGTACGACTGGGACTGGTCCGGAGCGGAGGCCGAGTTCCGCCGCAGCCTCGAGCTGAACCCGAACTACCCGCAGGCCCACCAGTTCTTCGCGGACTACCTGAAGGCCATGGGGCGCTTCGACGAGGCGATCGCGGAGATGAACCGGGCCTTGGAGTTGGACCCGCTCTCCCTGGCCATCAGCACGGGGCTCGGGCACGTCCTCTACCTCTCGCGGCAGTACGATCGGGCCATCGACCAGTACGGGCAGGCGCTCCGGCTCGATCCCGGGTTCGTCCAGGCCCACCTCTGGTTCGGTCGTCCGTACCTTCAGAAGGGCATGTTCGAGGAGGCCATCGCCGAACTCACCCAGGCCGTCACGCTCTCCAGGGAGAGCACGGTCTCCCTGGCCACCATCGGCCAGGCGTATGCCGCGGCGGGCCGCACCGCGGAGGCGCGCGAGACCCTCCAGCAGTTGCTTGACCGGGCGCAGCGCCAGTACGTCCCCTCCTATTGGATCTCCTTGGTCTATGCGGCCCTCGGCGAGCGGGACCAGGCGTTCGCCTGGCTCGACAAGGCGCTCCAGGAGCGTTC
- a CDS encoding VOC family protein, with product MKAKFIYTGIRVKDLDASVKFYTNVLGMKEIERSTIAAAKGIAVNLATEEGGHILELNYYEKGSPFATKYAVGEGLDHLAFQVKDLDAALAEAKKAGHPMVQEIRAPTSRWAYIEDPDGNWIELCQSA from the coding sequence ATGAAGGCCAAGTTCATCTACACGGGGATCCGTGTGAAGGACCTCGACGCGTCCGTGAAGTTCTACACGAACGTCCTCGGCATGAAGGAAATCGAGCGCAGCACGATCGCCGCGGCCAAGGGGATCGCGGTCAACCTGGCCACGGAGGAGGGCGGGCACATCCTCGAGCTCAACTACTACGAGAAAGGCAGCCCCTTCGCCACGAAGTACGCGGTGGGGGAAGGCTTGGATCATCTCGCCTTCCAAGTGAAGGACCTGGACGCAGCCCTCGCGGAGGCCAAGAAGGCGGGCCATCCCATGGTGCAAGAGATCCGCGCGCCCACGAGCCGCTGGGCGTACATCGAGGACCCGGACGGAAACTGGATCGAACTGTGCCAGTCGGCGTGA
- a CDS encoding zinc-binding dehydrogenase, which produces MDAYRLKAKDVAQWEDVPRPTPSAGEVLIAIKANGLCRSDVHALRGVLKQEPSTMGHEGAGVVEAFGPGVAAPRVGDRVVVNYVNPDGTCPMCRGGREEICERTPLGFGVDGVFAEAIALPAANVAVLPETIPFEEGAVLGCAGCTAWAATLRSGLRPGHACMIIGLGGVGMQGVQTAKLFGASPIVAVDVSEPKLALAQRLGADVLVNASREDPVRVARSLGDGRGVDVAFEYIGLPQTLNQAIRAVRGGGTAVMVGIPAGDVSFNGLTFNLDAKTLLAIQGHTNRDLREVLAARARGLLRTGETITHRLPFKEIERAFAILERQEGDPVRVVLRH; this is translated from the coding sequence ATGGACGCCTACCGCCTGAAGGCCAAGGACGTGGCGCAGTGGGAGGATGTCCCGCGGCCCACGCCATCCGCCGGCGAGGTCCTCATCGCGATCAAGGCGAACGGTCTCTGCCGCTCCGATGTGCACGCCCTCCGGGGCGTCCTCAAACAGGAGCCCTCGACGATGGGCCACGAGGGCGCGGGCGTCGTCGAGGCCTTCGGCCCCGGGGTCGCGGCACCGCGCGTCGGGGATCGCGTGGTCGTGAACTACGTGAACCCGGATGGGACGTGTCCCATGTGCCGCGGAGGCCGGGAGGAGATCTGCGAGCGCACGCCCCTCGGATTCGGCGTCGACGGCGTCTTCGCCGAGGCCATCGCCCTCCCTGCCGCGAACGTCGCGGTCCTCCCGGAGACCATTCCCTTCGAGGAAGGAGCGGTGCTCGGATGCGCGGGGTGCACAGCGTGGGCCGCGACCCTGCGATCCGGCCTGCGGCCGGGCCACGCCTGCATGATCATCGGCCTCGGCGGCGTGGGGATGCAGGGCGTGCAGACCGCGAAGCTGTTCGGTGCCTCTCCGATCGTGGCCGTCGACGTGAGCGAGCCGAAGCTCGCCCTCGCCCAGCGTCTCGGGGCCGACGTCCTCGTGAACGCCTCGCGGGAGGATCCCGTCCGCGTAGCGCGCTCCCTCGGCGATGGCCGCGGCGTGGACGTGGCGTTCGAGTACATCGGCCTGCCGCAGACGTTGAACCAGGCGATCCGGGCGGTGCGGGGCGGCGGGACGGCGGTCATGGTGGGCATCCCCGCGGGCGACGTCAGTTTCAACGGACTCACGTTCAACCTGGATGCGAAGACCCTGCTGGCGATCCAGGGGCACACGAACCGGGACCTGCGGGAGGTGCTCGCGGCGCGAGCCCGCGGCCTCCTGAGGACCGGCGAGACGATCACGCACCGCCTGCCCTTCAAGGAGATCGAGCGCGCGTTCGCGATCCTGGAGCGGCAGGAGGGCGATCCCGTGCGTGTCGTCCTGCGCCATTGA
- a CDS encoding MaoC family dehydratase, which produces MAIEVGQKFSWQRRFTMEDVKAFAHLSGDRGTHHLQPDERGRVMVHGLLTATVPTKIGGDLDYIAREMTFEFLRPVFVGDTVRVDAVVTKVSREGGHLAVAVDFECRNQDEKCVLTGTTHGIIRSKS; this is translated from the coding sequence ATGGCCATCGAGGTCGGCCAGAAGTTCTCCTGGCAGCGGAGGTTCACCATGGAGGACGTCAAGGCCTTCGCACATCTCTCGGGAGACCGCGGGACCCACCACCTCCAACCGGATGAACGAGGTCGAGTCATGGTCCATGGACTCCTGACGGCGACCGTCCCAACGAAGATCGGGGGCGACTTGGACTACATCGCTCGCGAGATGACGTTCGAGTTCCTCCGGCCCGTCTTCGTGGGAGACACGGTCCGTGTCGACGCGGTCGTGACGAAGGTGTCGCGCGAAGGGGGGCATCTGGCCGTCGCCGTGGATTTCGAGTGCCGCAACCAAGACGAGAAGTGCGTGCTTACCGGGACAACCCACGGAATCATCCGGTCGAAGTCCTGA